The Chryseobacterium nakagawai genome has a segment encoding these proteins:
- a CDS encoding phosphohydrolase produces MTKEELLNKAIKIADKAHKGQTDKYHAPYIAHVMRVMEYGKTIDEKIVGVLHDVVEDHPLEFSLDYLRAEGFPEYIIFAISCLTKFDPEEDYDEFIKRTERSLLAVAVKINDLRDNMDLRRVNRELTPKDIKRFNKYLKAYRYLIEKY; encoded by the coding sequence ATGACAAAAGAAGAATTACTCAATAAAGCTATAAAGATTGCCGATAAGGCTCATAAAGGACAAACTGATAAATACCACGCTCCTTATATTGCCCACGTTATGCGTGTCATGGAATATGGTAAAACAATTGATGAAAAAATCGTTGGTGTGCTGCATGATGTTGTAGAAGATCATCCATTGGAATTCAGCCTTGATTATTTAAGAGCAGAAGGATTTCCCGAATACATTATTTTCGCCATCAGCTGCCTTACCAAATTCGATCCGGAAGAAGACTATGATGAATTCATTAAAAGAACAGAAAGATCCCTTCTTGCGGTCGCAGTAAAAATTAATGATCTTCGTGATAATATGGATCTTAGAAGAGTAAACCGAGAACTTACTCCTAAAGACATTAAAAGGTTTAATAAATATCTTAAAGCCTATCGTTATCTTATAGAGAAATATTAA
- a CDS encoding M48 family metalloprotease translates to MVFLLGYGAIQLLSIKVNYFTIFGAVGLFSIGVFVFIFLIRFIFRKNNYSTRHLIEVTRSHQPELFNMIDEIVMKTKVQAPKKVFLSPEVNASVSYNSIFWSMFLPVKKNLTIGMGLINSTSAGELRTVLAHEFGHFSQRSMKVGGYVNQAEKIIFETVYNNKDYENFIIAFSGGNVFFKIFGLISVSFISAFQYILKSISNFLFKNHASLQREMEYHADAISTFITNPEEQISSLLRLELSDAALTYTLNFYIESNQKYLPKNIYKNQVSLMKIFSERNNHPYVNGLPQIDLEDLTRYNKSRIEIEDQWASHPDIAKRVKRIKGNESENTSRDHRPAGEIIKGYENICETLTSKYLTLLNIKNVGEVIEDETFTSLYLENNNYQLLISCFNGYYERHTPILENIEAIIPNSKLQHGSDLFSDKKVSLVYEKAGIEQDLQTLKYLVSQPKEIKTFRYNGTLHKAKDAGNIIPQLEKELTQVTAELDTNDKSIFQYYYHICTDEQRMDLIRQYKKMSAIDKEFDEFQENLNEFIGYLQFMAVTLPFEEIRKHRAKLLKAEKPFKQKIRNLLENSAYKEFLTDEENNLLQQFVNTEYIYFNNDRYLQNEVDSVSLLIEKYQGLLTTYYLNTKQELLNLQSDLDRVS, encoded by the coding sequence ATGGTTTTCCTATTAGGTTATGGTGCCATCCAGCTATTGAGTATTAAAGTTAATTATTTTACTATTTTTGGTGCAGTAGGATTATTTAGTATAGGTGTTTTTGTATTTATCTTTCTTATCCGATTTATTTTCAGAAAAAATAATTACAGTACACGTCATCTGATAGAAGTAACACGCTCCCATCAACCCGAACTTTTTAATATGATTGACGAAATTGTAATGAAAACAAAAGTTCAGGCTCCCAAGAAAGTTTTTCTTTCGCCGGAGGTAAATGCCAGTGTAAGCTATAATTCTATTTTCTGGAGTATGTTTCTACCCGTAAAGAAAAACCTTACTATAGGCATGGGACTTATTAATTCAACAAGTGCCGGAGAATTGAGAACGGTTCTTGCTCATGAGTTTGGGCATTTTTCTCAAAGAAGTATGAAAGTAGGTGGTTATGTGAATCAGGCCGAAAAAATCATTTTTGAAACCGTTTATAATAATAAAGATTATGAAAATTTCATTATAGCGTTTTCAGGAGGCAATGTATTTTTTAAAATTTTCGGTCTCATCTCAGTGAGTTTCATCAGTGCATTTCAATATATTCTTAAAAGTATTTCAAATTTTCTTTTTAAAAATCACGCTTCGCTTCAAAGAGAAATGGAATATCATGCCGATGCAATCTCAACGTTCATAACAAATCCTGAGGAGCAGATTTCATCGTTATTGAGATTGGAATTGAGTGATGCTGCTCTTACTTATACGCTCAATTTCTATATTGAAAGCAATCAGAAATATCTTCCTAAAAATATTTACAAAAATCAGGTTTCTTTAATGAAAATTTTCAGTGAAAGAAATAATCATCCTTATGTAAACGGACTTCCACAAATAGATTTGGAAGATTTGACCCGATATAACAAATCCAGAATTGAGATTGAAGACCAATGGGCATCTCATCCCGATATTGCCAAGAGAGTCAAAAGGATTAAAGGGAACGAATCCGAAAACACAAGCAGAGATCACAGACCTGCGGGAGAAATAATAAAAGGTTATGAAAATATATGCGAAACTTTAACTTCAAAGTATCTCACATTATTAAATATTAAAAATGTTGGAGAAGTTATTGAAGACGAAACTTTTACCTCGCTTTATTTGGAAAACAATAATTATCAACTTCTTATTTCTTGTTTTAATGGTTATTATGAAAGGCACACCCCTATTTTAGAAAATATTGAAGCTATTATTCCAAATTCCAAGCTTCAGCATGGATCTGATCTTTTCAGTGATAAAAAAGTTTCTCTTGTGTATGAAAAAGCAGGGATAGAACAAGATCTTCAAACTTTAAAATATTTAGTTTCTCAACCAAAAGAAATAAAAACGTTCAGATATAACGGTACCTTACACAAAGCAAAAGATGCTGGAAACATTATCCCACAACTTGAAAAAGAACTTACCCAGGTAACTGCTGAGCTTGATACAAACGACAAATCCATTTTCCAGTATTATTATCATATATGCACTGATGAACAGCGAATGGATTTAATACGTCAATACAAAAAAATGTCAGCAATAGACAAAGAATTTGATGAATTTCAAGAAAACCTTAATGAATTTATTGGATACTTACAATTCATGGCGGTTACTTTACCTTTTGAAGAAATTCGTAAACACAGAGCAAAGCTTTTGAAGGCAGAAAAACCGTTTAAACAAAAGATCAGAAACCTTTTGGAAAATTCTGCTTACAAAGAATTCCTGACGGATGAAGAAAATAATCTTCTTCAGCAGTTTGTAAATACTGAATATATTTATTTCAATAATGATCGATATCTTCAGAATGAGGTAGATTCAGTATCCTTATTGATTGAAAAATATCAGGGTCTTTTAACTACTTATTACCTTAATACAAAACAGGAACTTTTAAATTTACAGTCAGATTTAGACAGAGTCTCTTAA
- a CDS encoding acyl-CoA dehydrogenase family protein, with the protein MATLKGGEFLIKEIPANEIFSLEELSEEQKMLRDSAKEFIDREVVPQHDRFEKKDYALTEEKMRQLGEMGLLGITVPEEYGGLGMGFVSTMLACDYVSGGNGSLATAYGAHTGIGTLPTLLYGTEELKKKYLPDLANGTKFGAYCLTEPDAGSDANSGKTRAKLSDDGKHYIINGQKMWISNAGFADTFTLFAKIDDDKNITGFVINRSELENPESLTFGEEEHKLGIRSSSTRQVFFNDMKVPVENMLGERNNGFKIALNALNVGRIKLAAANLDGQRRILNHSIQYSNERKQFGVSISTFGAIRKKLAEMSTGVFVSEAGSYRLAKNVEDKIEELVSGGMDHQQAELKGVEEFAVEASILKVFVSDLTQNTADEGIQIYGGMGFSEDTPMESAWRDARIGRIYEGTNEINRLLAVGMLIKRAMKGELDLLSPAMAISKELMGIPSFEVPDYSEFMSEEKAIIANLKKVFLMVSGAALQKYMMDIEKQQHLLLNASEILNQIYMAESAVLRAEKHFSPDSVEAAMAQLNLYKAVEKIIVAAKEGIISFAEGDEQRMMLSGLRRFTKYTNHPNVVALTEKVAAHYIEKGTY; encoded by the coding sequence ATGGCTACATTAAAAGGAGGTGAATTCCTGATCAAGGAAATTCCTGCAAATGAAATTTTCAGTCTTGAAGAACTGAGTGAAGAACAAAAAATGCTTCGCGATTCTGCGAAAGAATTTATAGATAGAGAAGTTGTTCCACAACATGATCGTTTTGAGAAAAAGGATTATGCATTGACTGAAGAGAAAATGCGTCAATTAGGAGAAATGGGACTTTTGGGAATTACTGTCCCTGAAGAATATGGAGGTCTTGGAATGGGATTTGTGAGTACAATGTTGGCTTGTGATTACGTTTCAGGTGGAAATGGATCATTAGCAACAGCTTATGGAGCGCATACAGGAATAGGAACACTTCCTACTCTCCTTTACGGAACTGAGGAATTAAAAAAGAAATATCTTCCGGATTTAGCGAACGGAACAAAATTTGGTGCTTATTGTTTGACTGAACCGGATGCGGGTTCTGATGCCAATTCAGGAAAAACCAGAGCAAAATTGTCAGATGATGGAAAACATTATATCATCAACGGTCAAAAAATGTGGATTTCCAATGCAGGTTTTGCTGATACTTTCACTCTGTTTGCTAAAATTGATGATGATAAAAACATCACCGGGTTCGTCATCAACCGTTCTGAACTGGAAAACCCTGAAAGCTTAACTTTTGGAGAAGAAGAGCATAAATTAGGGATTCGTTCCTCTTCTACCCGCCAGGTTTTCTTCAATGATATGAAAGTTCCTGTAGAAAATATGTTGGGTGAAAGAAATAATGGTTTTAAAATCGCTTTGAATGCATTAAATGTTGGTAGAATTAAATTGGCTGCAGCAAATCTTGACGGACAAAGAAGAATTTTAAACCACTCTATTCAATATTCAAATGAAAGAAAACAATTCGGAGTTTCGATCTCTACTTTCGGAGCGATCAGAAAGAAGCTTGCTGAAATGTCAACCGGAGTTTTCGTAAGTGAAGCAGGTTCATACCGTTTAGCAAAAAATGTTGAAGATAAAATCGAAGAATTAGTTTCCGGAGGAATGGATCATCAGCAAGCTGAATTAAAAGGGGTTGAAGAATTTGCAGTAGAAGCTTCTATCCTTAAAGTTTTTGTATCTGATCTTACCCAAAATACTGCCGATGAAGGAATTCAGATTTATGGTGGAATGGGATTCTCTGAAGATACTCCAATGGAATCTGCCTGGAGAGATGCGAGAATTGGAAGAATCTATGAAGGAACGAACGAAATCAACAGATTATTAGCAGTAGGAATGCTTATTAAAAGAGCGATGAAAGGTGAATTAGACCTTTTATCTCCTGCAATGGCTATCAGCAAAGAATTGATGGGTATTCCTTCATTTGAAGTTCCTGATTATTCAGAATTCATGAGTGAAGAGAAAGCTATTATCGCTAATCTTAAGAAAGTATTCCTAATGGTTTCCGGAGCAGCTCTTCAAAAATACATGATGGATATTGAAAAGCAACAACACTTATTATTGAATGCTTCTGAGATCCTTAACCAGATCTATATGGCAGAATCTGCAGTATTAAGAGCTGAGAAACACTTCTCTCCTGACTCTGTAGAAGCAGCCATGGCTCAATTGAACCTTTACAAAGCTGTTGAAAAGATCATCGTAGCTGCTAAGGAAGGAATCATTTCTTTCGCTGAAGGAGATGAGCAGAGAATGATGCTTTCAGGATTAAGAAGATTCACTAAGTATACTAATCATCCAAATGTAGTAGCATTAACTGAGAAGGTGGCTGCTCACTATATTGAAAAAGGAACTTATTAG
- a CDS encoding TonB-dependent receptor plug domain-containing protein has product MIKKIGSAFFLGSLLWVQAQEKTTDIENIEFQGKFISTPYKSANQNITVITKEDIANAPSKSIDEILQQVPGMDIRRRGSNGVQSDISFRGSSFEQVLLLLNGVRINDSQTGHNSMNIPVDLEDVEKIEIIKGPAARRFGQNAYAGVINVITKPGIGKKVKISAEGGDYSSYRLGFNAQMGNEKFSNTLQANSSGSQGYMYNTDYEIRNVFYQGKLNIKNGDLRLQAGFSEKKFGANGFYASKSAVDQYEEMQASIVSVAHQQTFGKLKINSNVYWRRGQDMYLYKRQDPSFYRNMHIGNNVGGEVNSSYQWGLGTTGVGVELRKEFLVSSNLGNPNRFVSQVFFEHHFSLFDKKLNISPGISWANYSKEGNFFYPGLDVGYNFNPNSKVYGNIAKVHRIPTFTDLYYISPQERGNPNLLPENGISSEVGYQYQDQKILAKISGFLRDSKNSIDWVKKDINDKTWVADNVGNIKIKGIETEINYKMNNWLKLMAGYTYIDGKFQNSNELVSIYVMDNLRHQFISKMETKFLGAFTNELVYRYNQRMNLGSYQLLDEKLSFSKRDYSVYVLVNNITNTKYTEAFGVEMPQRWFHIGFSYTINMK; this is encoded by the coding sequence ATGATCAAAAAGATAGGAAGTGCTTTTTTTCTGGGATCTCTGCTTTGGGTACAAGCTCAGGAAAAAACTACAGATATTGAAAACATTGAATTTCAGGGGAAATTTATCTCTACACCTTACAAAAGTGCCAACCAGAATATTACGGTCATCACCAAAGAAGATATTGCTAATGCCCCATCCAAAAGTATTGATGAAATTCTTCAGCAGGTTCCGGGTATGGATATCAGGAGGAGAGGATCTAATGGAGTTCAGAGTGATATCAGTTTCCGTGGAAGTTCCTTTGAGCAGGTTTTGTTATTATTGAACGGAGTTAGAATTAATGATTCCCAAACAGGACACAATTCCATGAACATTCCGGTAGATCTGGAAGATGTGGAAAAAATTGAGATTATAAAAGGTCCTGCTGCTAGGCGTTTTGGACAAAATGCTTACGCTGGGGTTATTAATGTGATTACCAAACCGGGAATAGGAAAGAAAGTTAAAATCAGTGCAGAAGGTGGTGATTATAGTTCTTATAGGTTAGGCTTTAATGCTCAGATGGGAAATGAAAAGTTTTCCAATACCCTTCAAGCTAATTCTTCCGGATCACAAGGATATATGTATAATACTGACTACGAAATCAGAAATGTATTCTATCAGGGAAAGCTGAATATTAAGAATGGTGATCTGAGACTTCAGGCTGGTTTTTCAGAAAAGAAATTCGGTGCTAATGGATTTTATGCTTCTAAATCTGCTGTGGATCAATATGAAGAAATGCAGGCTTCCATTGTAAGCGTTGCCCATCAGCAGACTTTCGGTAAATTAAAGATTAATTCTAATGTATATTGGAGAAGAGGGCAGGATATGTACCTTTACAAAAGACAAGACCCTTCTTTTTACAGAAATATGCATATTGGGAATAATGTTGGAGGTGAAGTAAACTCCAGTTATCAATGGGGATTAGGAACTACCGGAGTGGGTGTGGAACTGAGAAAAGAGTTTTTGGTAAGCAGCAATTTAGGGAATCCTAATCGTTTTGTTTCCCAGGTTTTCTTTGAACATCATTTCTCATTATTCGATAAAAAATTAAACATCAGTCCTGGAATTTCTTGGGCCAACTATTCTAAAGAAGGTAATTTTTTCTATCCTGGATTGGATGTAGGATATAATTTCAATCCTAACAGTAAAGTCTATGGAAATATTGCCAAAGTACACCGTATTCCTACTTTTACCGATCTTTATTATATAAGTCCGCAAGAGCGTGGTAACCCAAATTTGCTACCTGAAAATGGAATTTCATCTGAAGTGGGCTACCAATATCAGGATCAAAAGATTTTAGCCAAAATTAGTGGGTTTTTAAGAGATTCAAAAAATTCTATTGACTGGGTTAAAAAAGATATCAATGATAAAACATGGGTTGCAGATAATGTAGGAAACATCAAAATCAAAGGAATAGAAACTGAAATAAACTATAAAATGAACAATTGGCTGAAGCTGATGGCAGGGTATACCTATATTGATGGCAAGTTTCAGAACTCCAATGAGTTGGTTTCAATATATGTTATGGATAATCTGAGACACCAGTTCATTAGTAAAATGGAAACAAAATTTCTAGGTGCTTTCACAAATGAATTGGTTTACAGGTACAATCAAAGGATGAACCTGGGAAGCTATCAGCTATTGGATGAGAAATTAAGCTTTAGCAAAAGAGACTATTCGGTATATGTTCTAGTGAATAATATTACCAATACAAAATACACGGAAGCATTTGGAGTAGAGATGCCACAAAGATGGTTTCATATAGGCTTTTCTTACACAATTAACATGAAGTGA
- a CDS encoding DUF2490 domain-containing protein: protein MKRFLGLGLLLSLSLIKAQEHISSFNAVTLTYKFHPKFFIYGEGQLRGNEDYTYPDYYEIKGGLGYNLTKNHKPFVGLGRYVNYKDHKLSREEFRVWLQDIIDIKKGIVKFENRFRAEKSWFYEPQTDQTSQRMRYRYRLNVSVPLNSKTIKKGTVFANAYDEIFLVSPMKPTFARNRVYGGFGYQIDDYFGILSGYLWQREFEAKGNKNLHFIYLALNINIDGTDHEVKTYDFPGAD from the coding sequence ATGAAACGTTTTCTAGGTTTAGGTCTACTTCTTAGTCTATCTTTAATCAAAGCTCAGGAACATATCTCCAGCTTTAATGCAGTGACTCTAACCTATAAATTTCATCCTAAATTTTTCATCTATGGAGAAGGGCAGTTGAGAGGTAATGAAGATTATACCTATCCTGATTATTATGAAATAAAAGGGGGATTAGGATATAATCTTACCAAGAATCATAAACCTTTTGTAGGACTTGGAAGATATGTTAATTATAAGGACCATAAATTAAGTAGAGAAGAATTCAGAGTATGGCTTCAGGATATCATTGATATTAAAAAAGGTATTGTGAAGTTTGAAAACCGTTTCCGTGCTGAAAAGAGTTGGTTTTATGAGCCGCAAACTGATCAGACTTCTCAAAGAATGCGTTACCGTTACCGTCTGAATGTAAGTGTTCCTTTAAACTCTAAAACGATCAAAAAAGGAACTGTTTTTGCCAATGCTTATGATGAAATTTTCTTGGTATCCCCAATGAAGCCCACTTTTGCCAGAAACAGGGTGTATGGTGGCTTTGGCTATCAGATTGATGATTATTTTGGAATTTTGAGCGGATACCTTTGGCAACGTGAATTTGAAGCAAAAGGAAATAAGAATTTACATTTCATCTACTTGGCATTGAATATCAACATTGATGGTACAGATCACGAGGTGAAAACATATGATTTCCCAGGGGCAGATTAA
- a CDS encoding four helix bundle protein, whose protein sequence is MSDFKRHNFKKLKIWQLALELSKNALDLTDTFPTYEKYGLKSQMDRCAISIPSNIAEGSSRTNKSFSHFLDISLGSSFELQTQILLANHRKYLSDEKGEIFELKIEEFQKATMVFQNTLNKD, encoded by the coding sequence ATGAGTGATTTTAAAAGACATAATTTCAAGAAGCTTAAAATTTGGCAACTGGCTTTAGAATTATCAAAAAATGCATTAGATCTTACCGATACTTTTCCAACTTATGAAAAATATGGTTTGAAAAGTCAAATGGACAGATGTGCAATTTCAATTCCATCCAATATAGCTGAAGGTTCAAGCAGAACGAATAAGTCTTTTAGTCATTTTCTGGATATTTCTTTAGGCTCATCATTTGAATTACAAACACAAATATTGTTAGCCAATCACAGAAAATATTTATCTGACGAAAAAGGGGAAATCTTTGAACTTAAAATTGAGGAATTTCAAAAAGCAACAATGGTGTTTCAGAATACTTTAAATAAAGATTAA
- a CDS encoding YegP family protein — MGKFIISKRTNGDFQFNLKAGNGQVILTSQGYSTKPSCESGINSIKINSQEDAKFERNTARDGRCYFNLKAGNGQIIGTSQMYESDNGMENGIESVKNNAPNAPVEDETNF, encoded by the coding sequence ATGGGAAAATTTATTATTTCTAAAAGAACCAATGGTGATTTTCAATTTAATCTGAAGGCAGGAAACGGTCAGGTAATTTTAACAAGCCAGGGATACAGCACAAAACCGTCCTGTGAGAGCGGAATCAATTCTATAAAGATCAATTCTCAGGAAGATGCCAAATTTGAAAGAAATACTGCCAGGGATGGCAGATGTTATTTTAACCTTAAAGCCGGAAACGGACAAATCATCGGAACCAGCCAAATGTATGAATCTGATAACGGCATGGAAAACGGAATAGAATCTGTAAAAAACAATGCTCCCAATGCTCCTGTAGAGGATGAAACAAATTTCTAG